One window of Daphnia carinata strain CSIRO-1 chromosome 7, CSIRO_AGI_Dcar_HiC_V3, whole genome shotgun sequence genomic DNA carries:
- the LOC130689421 gene encoding small ribosomal subunit protein eS21-like — MQNDAGENVDLYIPRKCSASNRIIHAKDHASIQINVADVDEKTGIALPTFKTYAICGSIRRMGESDDCINRLAKKDGVLAKNF; from the exons ATGCAGAACGACGCCGGTGAAAACGTTGACTTGTACATCCCCCGTAAATG CTCTGCAAGCAACAGAATCATCCACGCCAAGGATCATGCTTCTATTCAGATCAATGTAGCTGATGTTGATGAGAAGACAGGCATTGCTCTGCCCACCTTCAAGACTTATGCCATCTGTGGTTCCATTCGTCGCATG GGAGAATCAGATGATTGCATTAACCGACTAGCCAAGAAAGATGGAGTCCTTGCCAA gaatttttaa